One segment of Schistocerca cancellata isolate TAMUIC-IGC-003103 chromosome 2, iqSchCanc2.1, whole genome shotgun sequence DNA contains the following:
- the LOC126162364 gene encoding uncharacterized protein LOC126162364 — MKKKVKKEIAYGKKDIFLKGWSSKPATNYGKNAETLLGLMDTTTVGLDNPYDGDTVHTEKGMSSWSAKTCSLTEFSNEPITETIVIEMTEEQDEEHMWSSLSLANLKSLTSPELTVEDRFKKKRKIEDANKETLHTRNAFYTEEKKCAKEMHECERQRHE, encoded by the exons ATgaagaaaaaagttaaaaaggaaATAGCATATGgaaagaaagatattttcttaAAAGGATGGAGTAGTAAACCAGCCACCAACTATGGCAAGAATGCAGAAACACTACTGGGCTTAATGGATACCACCACTGTTGGACTGGATAATCCATATGATGGAGACACAGTAC ATACTGAGAAAGGAATGAGCAGTTGGTCTGCAAAAACCTGCAGCCTCACTGAGTTCAGTAATGAGCCTATAACTGAAACTATTGTTATTGAAATGACAGAGGAGCAGGATGAAGAACACATGTGGTCATCCTTGTCACTTGCAAACCTCAAGTCTCTTACGAGTCCCGAATTAACGGTTGAggataggtttaaaaaaaaaaggaaaattgaggatgctaATAAAGAAACTTTGCACACCAGAAATGCGTtttatacagaagaaaagaagtgtGCTAAAGAGATGCATGAATGTGAAAGGCAAAGACATGAGTGA